In Vanrija pseudolonga chromosome 4, complete sequence, a single window of DNA contains:
- the SPAC16C9.01c_0 gene encoding putative protein, which translates to MGSSSGLILASIGTVGIDILEAPPPASATQSPPVPVPALSPTLSDLQSRRGSAAEVILTPLTANSTPLPSVDSVAVATHEAAAYASGTIGGGALYALIGARMWIESGQLRTLIDAAPRPAKTSSLTNSDAQANGSAVAGPEADDFPQPLEAHLSQFGPDMWAYNRQPGLRAVSAYLWYNADGKRNPLFGAEYLHVSPPYAPSHLRALLDALEGETTWRPKVVFEPHPEIINPGERAALEAIAHRLHVLSPNHEELLKFYGHSVPEPGAATVAEVEHVIDHLLAVGVGENGDGIIVVRCGSQGACVATRAGGKRWIPAYLDDCPQRVKDVTGAGNAFIGGFVAGLHFTNDPYEAGLYATVSASFVVEQRGLPSYTPSPRLVPLPSTPLSVPSPISPMLAHDDGFFGGTNGATKQPLPDMWNDETPLSRLEKLRARVGWA; encoded by the exons atgggcagcagcagcggtcTTATCCTCGCGTCGATAG GAACTGTCGGCATCGACATTTTGGAGGCGCCACCACCTGCCTCAGCCACGCAGTCGCCCCCAGTTCCCGTTCCAGCGCTCTCCCCGACTCTTTCCGACTTGCAGTCGCGTCGAggctcggcggcagaggTTATCCTCACTCCTTTGACGGCAAACTCGACCCCGCTGCCTTCCGTCGActcggtggcggtggccacTCATGAGGCGGCGGCTTACGCAAGTGGCACgattggcggcggcgcgctgtaCGCCCTCATCGGCGCGCGGATGTGGATCGAGTCCGGCCAGCTGCGTACACTGATTGACGCTGCTCCGAGGCCAGCAAAAACGTCGAGCCTCACTAATAGCGACGCCCAGGCTAACGGCTCTGCCGTGGCGGGCCCCGAGGCAGACGATTTTCCACAGCCCCTCGAGGCCCACCTGTCCCAGTTCGGGCCAGATATGTGGGCGTACAACCGCCAGCCGGGACTGCGCGCAGTCAGCGCCTACCTGTGGTACAATGCGGACGGGAAGCGCAA CCCACTCTTTGGCGCAGAGTACCTGCACGTATCCCCGCCGTACGCCCCCTCGCatctgcgcgcgctgctcgacgcgctcgagggtgAAACGACGTGGCGCCCCAAAGTGGTGTTTGAGCCACACCCCGAGATCATCAACCCTGGCGAGCgggccgccctcgaggccattgCGCACAGGCTGCATGTTCTATC GCCAAATCACGAAGAGCTCCTCAAGTTTTACGGACACTCCGTCCCCGAGCCTGGAGCAGCGACGGTTGCagaggtcgagcacgtcatcgaccacctcctcgccgttggcgtggGCGAGAATGGGGACGGCATCATTGTTGTGCGCTGCGGGTCGCAGGGGGCGTGTGTCGCCACccgcgctggcggcaagCGGTGGATCCCTGCATACCTCGACGACTGTCCGCAGCGTGTCAAGGATGTGACcgggg CGGGCAACGCTTTTATCGGCGGCTTTGTCGCCGGGCTGCACTTCACAAACGACCCGTACGAGGCAGGCCTGTACGcgaccgtgtcggcgtcgtttgtggtcgagcagcgcggcctGCCGAGCTACACGCCCAGCCCGCGCctcgtgccgctgccgtccacgccgctctcggtgccctcgcccatctcgccaATGCTGGCGCATGAC